Proteins encoded together in one Psychrobacter sp. 28M-43 window:
- a CDS encoding YbaN family protein: protein MTDNKKAFYYRPKTDQSNSPMLRWTFVTLGWLFFILGIIGILLPVMPTAPFILLAAGCWARSSRRFHFWLINHKYFGKFVRDWEENHAVPLYAKCLATVMMAASTIMLFYRLPADMMWMAWAVAAVCSGVAIYLFRLPNA from the coding sequence ATGACCGATAATAAAAAAGCGTTCTATTACCGACCTAAGACCGATCAATCCAACAGCCCAATGCTGCGTTGGACCTTTGTGACGCTTGGTTGGCTGTTTTTTATCTTGGGTATTATCGGTATATTGTTGCCAGTGATGCCCACCGCGCCTTTTATCTTGCTAGCAGCAGGTTGCTGGGCACGTAGTTCTCGACGCTTTCATTTTTGGCTGATTAATCATAAATACTTTGGCAAATTCGTCCGTGATTGGGAAGAAAACCATGCCGTTCCGCTTTATGCCAAGTGTTTAGCGACGGTTATGATGGCAGCATCAACAATTATGTTATTTTATCGTTTACCTGCCGATATGATGTGGATGGCATGGGCGGTAGCCGCTGTCTGTAGTGGGGTAGCGATATATTTGTTTCGTTTACCAAATGCCTAA
- a CDS encoding cold-shock protein: MSDVQKGTVKWFNEAKGFGFIAPETGADVFAHYSEITGSGFKTLAEGQEVEFTVTQGQKGPQAHNIVAI, from the coding sequence ATGTCAGACGTTCAAAAAGGTACAGTTAAGTGGTTCAACGAAGCTAAAGGCTTTGGTTTTATCGCTCCAGAAACTGGCGCAGACGTTTTTGCTCATTACAGCGAAATCACTGGTTCAGGTTTCAAAACTTTGGCTGAAGGCCAAGAAGTTGAGTTCACTGTAACTCAAGGCCAAAAAGGCCCACAAGCACATAACATCGTTGCTATCTAA
- a CDS encoding LysR substrate-binding domain-containing protein — MKKSVQTVPKITLKQLAVFVSIYQTGSTSRASEELHLSQSAVSSALTELESRLQMPLFERVGRRLNQHPNAHPIYIQAQAILGQSLTLEHYHQYQAGQIHIGASTTIGNYVLPPLLGKLYEALPDANVDMYIANTQEVVSEVEQLNIDIALVEGMPRPVDMKAIEQREWRTDTLMIFAKRDSKWLKNVATYSQDEDCYQLTINQLAQLPLLVREAGSGTRQIIDEQLLKYLPNAEVVKAIHQSEAIKHMVSADIGLGCLSQHVIETELATGELVQVNVAGIDLSRTWWLVWHKARHQSPIWQTFIDIIQQD; from the coding sequence ATGAAAAAATCAGTGCAGACAGTGCCAAAGATTACGCTTAAGCAGCTTGCTGTTTTTGTCAGTATTTATCAGACAGGTAGCACCAGTCGCGCCAGTGAGGAGCTGCATTTATCACAATCAGCGGTCAGTAGCGCACTGACAGAGTTAGAGTCTAGACTACAGATGCCGCTGTTTGAGCGCGTCGGTCGCAGGCTCAATCAACACCCTAATGCCCATCCTATTTATATACAGGCACAGGCGATTTTGGGTCAGTCGCTCACGTTAGAGCATTATCATCAATATCAAGCCGGACAGATTCACATCGGTGCTAGTACCACTATCGGTAATTACGTGCTGCCACCTTTACTTGGCAAGCTATATGAAGCGCTACCCGATGCCAACGTTGATATGTATATTGCCAATACGCAAGAAGTGGTAAGCGAGGTTGAGCAACTAAATATCGATATCGCGCTGGTAGAAGGAATGCCGCGTCCGGTAGATATGAAAGCTATTGAGCAGCGTGAATGGCGTACCGATACGCTGATGATATTTGCCAAGCGTGATAGCAAATGGCTAAAGAATGTGGCTACCTATAGCCAAGATGAGGACTGCTATCAGCTGACCATTAATCAGCTAGCGCAATTACCGTTACTGGTACGTGAGGCAGGGTCAGGCACACGGCAGATTATCGACGAGCAATTGCTTAAGTATCTACCTAATGCAGAAGTGGTAAAGGCGATACATCAATCTGAGGCCATTAAGCACATGGTAAGTGCAGATATTGGTCTTGGTTGTCTATCGCAGCATGTGATTGAGACGGAATTGGCAACAGGTGAGCTGGTACAAGTGAACGTGGCGGGAATTGATTTATCAAGGACATGGTGGCTGGTCTGGCATAAAGCCCGTCACCAAAGCCCCATTTGGCAAACCTTTATAGATATTATTCAACAAGATTAA
- a CDS encoding YeiH family protein: protein MHTLVQSVSNSVHNYTPNHRHLTGLVIVLIGSLFCLWLDSSLDIWSNGRIVGLSSLTLAILLGMILGNTIYPKFAERLNGGVCFAKGQILRLAIMFYGFKLTMTQVASVGMPAIMTDALVLTSTFLLTYWLGTRWLKVDKETVILIGSGASICGAAAVIAAEPVVNAQAHKVTIAVATVVVFGTIAMLLYPFLYHLGWLQPWLSAQQYGMYTGSTVHEVAQVVVAGNAINTEIGDTAVVTKMIRVMMLAPFLLVLSFALTKERTVNNTAIEDKSRKNETASFMTRVKQVKVPWFAFIFIGIVLIHTWVPMSESIVRSMVMLDDVLLTMAMFALGLTTHLNAIKQAGVRPLILGAIMFGWLILGGGLINIGISFI, encoded by the coding sequence ATGCACACACTCGTCCAATCGGTCAGCAACTCCGTTCATAACTACACCCCCAATCACCGTCACTTGACGGGATTGGTAATTGTTCTGATTGGTAGTTTGTTTTGCTTATGGTTGGACAGCAGTTTGGATATCTGGTCAAACGGGCGTATCGTTGGATTGTCCTCTCTAACGCTAGCGATTTTGCTAGGCATGATATTAGGCAATACCATCTATCCTAAATTCGCTGAACGTTTAAACGGTGGCGTTTGCTTTGCAAAGGGTCAGATATTGCGACTTGCGATTATGTTCTATGGATTTAAGCTAACCATGACGCAAGTTGCGAGCGTCGGTATGCCAGCGATTATGACTGATGCGCTCGTACTGACATCAACCTTTTTACTGACCTATTGGTTAGGTACTAGATGGTTAAAAGTCGATAAAGAAACGGTTATCTTGATTGGCTCAGGGGCAAGTATTTGCGGTGCTGCTGCCGTTATCGCCGCAGAGCCTGTGGTCAACGCGCAAGCTCACAAGGTCACTATTGCAGTGGCAACCGTGGTGGTTTTTGGCACTATCGCGATGCTACTGTATCCTTTTTTATATCATCTTGGTTGGTTACAACCTTGGCTAAGCGCCCAGCAATACGGCATGTACACTGGCTCAACCGTACATGAGGTCGCACAAGTCGTGGTCGCGGGCAATGCAATCAATACTGAGATTGGCGATACCGCTGTCGTGACCAAGATGATACGCGTTATGATGCTCGCGCCTTTCTTACTCGTGTTGTCTTTTGCGCTAACCAAAGAGCGCACCGTAAATAATACCGCTATAGAAGATAAAAGCAGAAAAAACGAAACAGCCTCATTTATGACTCGTGTTAAACAAGTTAAAGTGCCATGGTTTGCGTTTATCTTTATCGGCATTGTGTTGATACATACATGGGTGCCGATGTCTGAGAGTATCGTACGCAGTATGGTGATGCTAGATGATGTACTACTTACGATGGCTATGTTTGCATTAGGTCTGACCACTCATCTAAATGCGATCAAGCAAGCTGGCGTTAGACCGCTTATTTTGGGTGCTATTATGTTTGGCTGGTTAATACTAGGCGGTGGTTTGATTAATATTGGCATTAGCTTTATATAA